In the Rhinoderma darwinii isolate aRhiDar2 chromosome 13, aRhiDar2.hap1, whole genome shotgun sequence genome, one interval contains:
- the MATN4 gene encoding matrilin-4 isoform X1 encodes MKLLYLSSLFLVLWTQLEARPKAEEPQCKAGPMDLVFIIDSSRSVRPFEFESMRKFMIDMINSLEIGPTHTRVGVVQYSSQVQNVFSLKSYYTKSDMHKAINDIIPLAQGTMTGLAIQYAMNVAFTVEEGARPLAKRIPRVAVIVTDGRPQDRVTEVAAQAREAQIEIYAVGVQRADVNSLRAMASTPIDDHVFYVETFDLIEHFAIQFQDKLCGVDMCTEMDHGCQHTCVSVPGSYYCECNPGYKLNADGKTCSMIDLCAQGNHGCEQLCVSSPGSYSCACRVGYKLNNDKKTCSAIDLCALGNHGCEHICVSSPGSYSCACRTGYKLNNDKKTCSMIDLCAQGNHGCEQLCVSSLGSYSCACHTGFQLNNDKKTCTMIDYCSYGNHSCQHECVGILNGYYCRCNEGYTLQSDGKTCLSTDMCNVVDHGCEFKCISTPGSYYCICPEGQELQADGKTCNKCSTGFIDLVFVIDGSKSVRPQNFELVKQFVIKIVDTLDVSAHGTHVGLVQYSSRVRTEFSLNQFKTSKDIKNAVKNVDYMEKGTMTGLALKHMVEHSFSQQEGARPNVPKIGLVFTDGRSQDDISEWAKQAKEAGITMYAVGVGKAVEDELNEIASDPVNKHSFYTADFTTMNLIAEDLKLNICPEEIKGETEFKNPCDCEHLVSFQTNTLTVLGNLAEKLSQLTARLESLENQLADKK; translated from the exons AGCCACAATGTAAAGCTGGTCCTATGGATCTGGTCTTCATTATTGACAGCTCAAGGAGTGTTCGACCTTTTGAGTTTGAAAGCATGAGAAAGTTTATGATTGATATGATTAATTCACTTGAGATTGGACCTACTCACACAAGGGTCGGTGTGGTCCAATACTCTAGCCAAGTACAAAATGTGTTTTCTCTCAAGTCGTACTATACAAAGTCTGATATGCACAAGGCCATCAATGATATCATTCCTCTAGCACAAGGAACCATGACTGGTCTGGCAATACAGTATGCCATGAATGTTGCATTTACTGTTGAAGAAGGAGCTCGACCACTAGCCAAAAGGATTCCCAGGGTCGCTGTTATTGTGACCGATGGTAGACCTCAGGATCGTGTTACAGAAGTGGCTGCACAAGCCCGAGAAGCTCAAATTGAGATATACGCTGTTGGTGTCCAGAGAGCAGATGTTAACTCTCTCCGAGCAATGGCATCTACTCCAATCGATGACCATGTGTTTTATGTAGAGACATTTGATCTAATTGAGCACTTTGCAATCCAGTTCCAGGATAAGCTCTGTG GTGTGGACATGTGCACTGAAATGGACCATGGATGTCAACATACCTGTGTTAGTGTTCCCGGCTCCTACTATTGTGAATGTAACCCCGGCTACAAACTTAAtgcagatggaaagacatgttcTA TGATAGACCTGTGTGCCCAAGGAAATCACGGCTGTGAGCAGCTCTGCGTCAGTTCTCCTGGATCTTATTCCTGCGCCTGCCGAGTCGGTTATAAGCTAAACAACGATAAGAAGACGTGCTCAG CAATAGACCTGTGCGCTTTGGGGAATCATGGCTGCGAGCACATCTGTGTCAGCTCCCCCGGATCCTACTCATGTGCCTGTCGTACAGGTTACAAACTCAACAATGACAAGAAGACGTGTTCAA TGATAGACCTGTGTGCTCAAGGCAATCACGGCTGTGAACAGCTCTGCGTCAGCTCCCTCGGCTCTTATTCCTGTGCCTGCCACACAGGCTTCCAGCTAAACAATGACAAAAAGACATGCACAA TGATTGACTACTGTTCATATGGGAATCACAGCTGTCAGCATGAGTGTGTGGGTATCCTGAATGGTTATTACTGCCGCTGTAATGAGGGCTACACTCTTCAGAGCGATGGCAAGACATGTCTGT CTACTGACATGTGCAATGTTGTGGATCACGGATGTGAATTTAAGTGTATCAGTACACCTGGATCATACTACTGCATTTGCCCAGAGGGACAAGAACTGCAAGCAGATGGAAAAACCTGCAATA AATGCTCCACTGGATTCATCGATTTAGTATTTGTGATTGATGGCTCTAAAAGTGTTCGACCCCAAAACTTTGAGCTTGTGAAGCAGTTTGTGATTAAGATCGTGGACACCTTGGATGTCTCTGCCCATGGCACACATGTTGGCCTTGTTCAATATTCTAGCCGTGTGCGCACTGAGTTCTCCTTGAATCAGTTTAAAACCTCAAAAGATATCAAGAATGCCGTGAAGAACGTAGATTACATGGAGAAAGGCACCATGACCGGACTGGCCTTGAAGCATATGGTTGAGCACAGCTTCTCTCAACAGGAAGGTGCCAGGCCAAATGTCCCTAAAATAGGTTTGGTGTTTACTGATGGTCGCTCCCAAGATGATATCTCTGAATGGGCCAAACAAGCCAAGGAAGCAG GAATTACTATGTACGCCGTGGGTGTTGGGAAAGCAGTTGAAGATGAACTCAATGAAATTGCGTCTGACCCCGTAAACAAGCATTCCTTCTACACAGCCGATTTTACCACAATGAATTTAATTGCTGAAGATTTAAAACTTAATATTTGCCCGG AAGAGATAAAAGGAGAGACAGAGTTTAAGAATCCTTGTGACTGCGAGCATCTCGTCAGCTTCCAGACAAACACCCTCACAGTGCTAGGAAACCTGGCAGAAAAAC TATCCCAGTTGACAGCAAGACTTGAATCTCTGGAAAACCAGCTCGCTGATAAGAAATGA
- the MATN4 gene encoding matrilin-4 isoform X2 codes for MKLLYLSSLFLVLWTQLEARPKAEEPQCKAGPMDLVFIIDSSRSVRPFEFESMRKFMIDMINSLEIGPTHTRVGVVQYSSQVQNVFSLKSYYTKSDMHKAINDIIPLAQGTMTGLAIQYAMNVAFTVEEGARPLAKRIPRVAVIVTDGRPQDRVTEVAAQAREAQIEIYAVGVQRADVNSLRAMASTPIDDHVFYVETFDLIEHFAIQFQDKLCGVDMCTEMDHGCQHTCVSVPGSYYCECNPGYKLNADGKTCSMIDLCAQGNHGCEQLCVSSPGSYSCACRVGYKLNNDKKTCSAIDLCALGNHGCEHICVSSPGSYSCACRTGYKLNNDKKTCSMIDLCAQGNHGCEQLCVSSLGSYSCACHTGFQLNNDKKTCTTTDMCNVVDHGCEFKCISTPGSYYCICPEGQELQADGKTCNKCSTGFIDLVFVIDGSKSVRPQNFELVKQFVIKIVDTLDVSAHGTHVGLVQYSSRVRTEFSLNQFKTSKDIKNAVKNVDYMEKGTMTGLALKHMVEHSFSQQEGARPNVPKIGLVFTDGRSQDDISEWAKQAKEAGITMYAVGVGKAVEDELNEIASDPVNKHSFYTADFTTMNLIAEDLKLNICPEEIKGETEFKNPCDCEHLVSFQTNTLTVLGNLAEKLSQLTARLESLENQLADKK; via the exons AGCCACAATGTAAAGCTGGTCCTATGGATCTGGTCTTCATTATTGACAGCTCAAGGAGTGTTCGACCTTTTGAGTTTGAAAGCATGAGAAAGTTTATGATTGATATGATTAATTCACTTGAGATTGGACCTACTCACACAAGGGTCGGTGTGGTCCAATACTCTAGCCAAGTACAAAATGTGTTTTCTCTCAAGTCGTACTATACAAAGTCTGATATGCACAAGGCCATCAATGATATCATTCCTCTAGCACAAGGAACCATGACTGGTCTGGCAATACAGTATGCCATGAATGTTGCATTTACTGTTGAAGAAGGAGCTCGACCACTAGCCAAAAGGATTCCCAGGGTCGCTGTTATTGTGACCGATGGTAGACCTCAGGATCGTGTTACAGAAGTGGCTGCACAAGCCCGAGAAGCTCAAATTGAGATATACGCTGTTGGTGTCCAGAGAGCAGATGTTAACTCTCTCCGAGCAATGGCATCTACTCCAATCGATGACCATGTGTTTTATGTAGAGACATTTGATCTAATTGAGCACTTTGCAATCCAGTTCCAGGATAAGCTCTGTG GTGTGGACATGTGCACTGAAATGGACCATGGATGTCAACATACCTGTGTTAGTGTTCCCGGCTCCTACTATTGTGAATGTAACCCCGGCTACAAACTTAAtgcagatggaaagacatgttcTA TGATAGACCTGTGTGCCCAAGGAAATCACGGCTGTGAGCAGCTCTGCGTCAGTTCTCCTGGATCTTATTCCTGCGCCTGCCGAGTCGGTTATAAGCTAAACAACGATAAGAAGACGTGCTCAG CAATAGACCTGTGCGCTTTGGGGAATCATGGCTGCGAGCACATCTGTGTCAGCTCCCCCGGATCCTACTCATGTGCCTGTCGTACAGGTTACAAACTCAACAATGACAAGAAGACGTGTTCAA TGATAGACCTGTGTGCTCAAGGCAATCACGGCTGTGAACAGCTCTGCGTCAGCTCCCTCGGCTCTTATTCCTGTGCCTGCCACACAGGCTTCCAGCTAAACAATGACAAAAAGACATGCACAA CTACTGACATGTGCAATGTTGTGGATCACGGATGTGAATTTAAGTGTATCAGTACACCTGGATCATACTACTGCATTTGCCCAGAGGGACAAGAACTGCAAGCAGATGGAAAAACCTGCAATA AATGCTCCACTGGATTCATCGATTTAGTATTTGTGATTGATGGCTCTAAAAGTGTTCGACCCCAAAACTTTGAGCTTGTGAAGCAGTTTGTGATTAAGATCGTGGACACCTTGGATGTCTCTGCCCATGGCACACATGTTGGCCTTGTTCAATATTCTAGCCGTGTGCGCACTGAGTTCTCCTTGAATCAGTTTAAAACCTCAAAAGATATCAAGAATGCCGTGAAGAACGTAGATTACATGGAGAAAGGCACCATGACCGGACTGGCCTTGAAGCATATGGTTGAGCACAGCTTCTCTCAACAGGAAGGTGCCAGGCCAAATGTCCCTAAAATAGGTTTGGTGTTTACTGATGGTCGCTCCCAAGATGATATCTCTGAATGGGCCAAACAAGCCAAGGAAGCAG GAATTACTATGTACGCCGTGGGTGTTGGGAAAGCAGTTGAAGATGAACTCAATGAAATTGCGTCTGACCCCGTAAACAAGCATTCCTTCTACACAGCCGATTTTACCACAATGAATTTAATTGCTGAAGATTTAAAACTTAATATTTGCCCGG AAGAGATAAAAGGAGAGACAGAGTTTAAGAATCCTTGTGACTGCGAGCATCTCGTCAGCTTCCAGACAAACACCCTCACAGTGCTAGGAAACCTGGCAGAAAAAC TATCCCAGTTGACAGCAAGACTTGAATCTCTGGAAAACCAGCTCGCTGATAAGAAATGA